The sequence below is a genomic window from Colletotrichum destructivum chromosome 4, complete sequence.
CATCGTGGCGAGGCTTCGGGCGTCACTTGTCTGGGATATGCCAAAAGCATGTCACTGTTGATGCGAGTTTTTCTACTACCCCCCCCAAAACAAAAGCCACTCCTCCCGTAGAAACAGGCATTTCCGGCGACCTTCTAGATCGAAGCGCATGCGGCACCTTCTGCAGCAAAAGACCCAATAGCGTACAGCATCGAGTGCAGTATACCTCATCTGGTAGTCATGATGGCGTGTCGCTACGTCCCACCCGCCCGTACTGTCCGATACGCCAGGATCAGGTTTTgcaccccccctccccccaggGAATCGTCGACTAGCATCGCCCAGCCAGAATGAGCCGGCTTGGCCTGTTAGACGTAGTTGTGGCGTTGtttgctgttggtggtggtggtagtggtggtaTCTCGTTGTGCAAGCACGGACAGTCCTGGCCTACGGATCGAGCACGTgggttcggcggcggcgaacgGGTGGGCGGCCCAGCCGAAAGAGTGGGGGTCGTTATTTCTCACACGGTTCGGGAACGGCTGAGTCTTTTCCTATTGGCATCGGCTTTGCATGTGCAAGACGGAAACGAGATATCGAACCCGCGTGGTTGGGTCGTCCGCCGATAAAATTTTCACAGTCCGGGATaacgagggggggggcggaaGGGGGCTTGCTCATCTATGGGTGCCATGGAAGCacgggagggagggagtgGGAATGTCTCATTCATCTCGCTCAGCgtgaaaaggggggggggggggggggggggtaggAGGGAACGGTAGCTGAAGGGCGTCAAGCTTTTGCCAACCCTTCTTCGCCTGCTCGCCAAAAGTCGTGGCGTGCAGCATCTACAAGCTGTGCCGCCGTGCGATTGGGGCGCCGAGactcttgtccttcttgtcaTCAGGGAGGCGAAATGCTTGGTTTCGTAGTGAGCCGGCTGCCAATGTCATGGCAGCCGTTCCTTTGGGATCCGATCGATGGGTTGGGTTTTTTGGCGAGTCTTGGATGCGTCCTGGCATCGAGTACCCGACTTGGCGATTTGGAACTTCTGGAATGTCAGCAACGTCAGTCTCTAAATGGTCAAATGTTTTTCAAATTTgcgacggcatcgtctcTTTGCGCTCAATGTAATTGGATTGCGAACTGATCATTGAGAGAAGTCATTCCTGCGGCTGAAAGGCATCCATCAGAGCAAACACGTGCGGCACCCTCGTCCAATAAGTCGTAAATGGGAAAAAACGGCGCAGTCGGACGCCTCCGGCTTGCCGCGGCGTTACTGGAGtctcatcggcctcgtccggTTCAGATCAGCGCGGACCATCGCCCTCGATTGGGATACCGAGTGGAGGGACTACGATGTAGCTAGTAAAGATCACAGTGGTTTGAATCAGCTCTCTCTCCGTCAGGACGGGTTGTCACCACCCCCGGCGTCCAGCACATCAGCTAGCCAGCCGTATGGCAGTGATTGGGCACTGGGTCGGCTTCAGCTAAAACGCATTGGACTCTGCACATCAGTGAATACAGGCCTCCCGTTGGGTGGTTTGGCATGTCCATCGCCGGAGGTTGGCGGCAGCATTACGGGGCTATACCAGAATGGGGACCGAAGCGCCAAGAGCCGATTGCGAGGTTGCAAAGGGCATCGGGCAACAGACTTTGTGCAACGTGCTCGCGACACGCATTCCGGGTGGACAAGACATCAGACCAACGTTGATCTGGCGGGGAATGGCTGACAGGACACACTGACACGCGAGTggctcggcgagggggtCCAGGGGAAGACTTGCCCAAATGGGGAGCTCAAAGAGGAGCATGAAGATGAGGAGCGCccgagagagggggggggggggggggggggagcgaTGACCCCTAGTTCGTGgagactggactggactggactcCGGGAGAGACACTAGACTCTTGCTGGTGCCAGTGGAGAAGACAGACGTCGGTGTCCATGTTGGTAGACCGGAGAGGCAATCCCTTATCGGTAAGTAAATCGGGCGAAGGTTCAAGACGTGCGActgagagagaaagagagaaagagacctGGAGAGAGGCTCAAAGAGAGACAACTCTTGCGTGGGGTTTCGCCGCCCACTGATTAAATAATAATACCTTGGCTGTCGACAAGGGCTACTGGTAGGAAAAGGAAATTcgaaaaaggaaaaaaacaaaaaaaaacaacgACGGACAAACACAGTCGTGTGCATCTTTTGACGGCGTAGCTACCGAAGAAACGAACAAGTTGGGACTAAAGGGCTTGGCACGCCTCTTAATAACTTGTTCGTTAACCATCGAAGGACAGGGGGACAAGGAGGGGTTGAGGAGCCGAGTCAAACAACTAGAGCAAACAGATGCCACACGTGGAGAGTTGAAGCGGTGTGATTCGTCAACTCCAGATGTTCCCCCAGATGAGAGATTCTTCTCGCCCGCGAAATAAAGCTTTGGTAGGTGGGGACCAGGCTAGCATCCTAGGGATACCGACATCTTGGCACGCTAACCGTATGTGGGCCCCTGGAAAGCCTCCTACATGGTCCATCGCATCGTCCAGGGTGCCATATCGTTCGTCGTCCAGTGTCGAGTTTGACGGATGGGATGGGGGATGCTTCCGAGGGTAGGCTGGGCATGTGGTGTGAAAAAGCgacagagagggagagagagagagagagagagagagagaggggcgTCTATGTAAGAAAGCGACACAACCCAGTCTGCAGCCAAGAGCACGGGAAACGCTTAGTATGGCTTAGTGGAAAGACGCACCTCCTGCTTGAAGCACGGGGGGGTGCGAGGCGTTTTGTGTCCAGACAGTATCTGTAGCGTATGTACGGAGTGCGTACAGTAGGTAGACACTGACATTGACATGGATGGACACACGCAGAAATCAGAGTTGGCCTCTGCCTTTACGAGGAGAGCCGCCACTTCTGTCAGACCCAACCCTGCCAAGAGTAGACATAAAAGGTCTATTGTGCGCACTTCTCAAACTTTCCCATCGTCCTTGGAGTGTCCTGTGTCCATCCCCAGCAAGTGAGACAGaccccttctctctctctctctctctcatcacTCGAGACCGCAACACCACCTGCTCAAGTCACAGCCAAGGAGCAGAAGTCAGTCACAATGGTGCTCGAACAATACACCTACGTCTTTGCCATTGGCACCTTCTTTGCTATGCTCGATGCGTACAACAACGGTGCAAGTGAGTACAACCAAACCCCCTTACTCGATCCCCGAGCGGAATAAACAAGACAGCAagtggcgacggcgatggcggcggcggcagcgacctGGTTTCTCCAGATGAGATGCTTCACTGTATCTACGATGTCGTCTTTCAGCTGCGTCTTTCGTCCTACCACTTGCTTGTTGTTGTCTATTTGGCCGATGATGATAATAGACTTTGGGTGCCACATGTTCcacaaaaagaaaaaagaaaataTCGGACGTTGGCTGACTCGGTTTAACCTTCTCTCAGACGATGTCGCCAACGCTTGGGCGACCAGTGTGTCGTCGAGATCCATCAGTTACCGCCAGGCCATGATCTTCGGTACCATATTCGAGATgctcggcgccatcaccgtcggcgcccgcACCGCCGACACCATCAAGAACGGCATCATCCCCAACAGCGTCTTCAACGACAACCCCGGTGTTCAGATGCTCGCCTTCACctgcgccctggccgccgcctcctcatGGGTCATGTGGTGTACCCGTCACTCCGCTCACGTCTCTTCGACCTACTCTCTCgtctccgccgtcgccggtgtcggtgttgccgttgccggcgccgacaaggtcCAATGGGGCTGGAACAACGGCAAGGGTCTCGGTGCCATCTTCGCCGGTCTCGGTATGGCCCCTgccatctcggcctgcttcggtgccatcatcttcagcCTCATCAAGTTCGTCGTCCACGTCCGCAAGAACCCCGTCCCCTGGGCCGTCTGgacctcgcccttcttcttcctcatcgccggTACCATCTGCTCGCTCTCCATCGTCTACAAGGGCTCCCCCAACCTGGGCCTGAGCAAGAAGCCCGCGTGGTACATCGCtgccgtcaccgtcggcaCCGGTGGTGGTCTCTGCCTCCTggccgccctcttcttcgtccccttCGTCCACGCCAAGGTCATCAAGAAGGATTACACTCTCAAGTGGTGGCACTTCGTCTACggccccctcctcttcaagcgccccgcccccgccgatgctgagaaggccaaggtccCCAACTACGCCGTTGTccaggaggatgaggatgagcactccctcccctcccacgAGTCCGTCAAGTCGTCCGAGTCCAACGACGAGCCCCTCAAGGAGTCGCACCTGTCCAAGGAGACGCACATCCCCCAGGAGAagtccttggccgccgccgagatcggTCAGGGTCCTACTTACAAGCAGCTCCAGGCCGAAGGCGAGGCCAAGCTCCACGCCAAGCTCCTCCAGAACCGCGGTCCTATCGGCTGGGCTATGCGTACTCTCCGCGACAACCCCATGGGCCCCGGTCAGATCTACGAGCTTCACAACATGAAGATGGTCATCAAGCGCATCCCCGCCATGATCACTGTCGGCGCCCTGTACGGTCTGCACTACGACATCCATGCCGCCCAGACCGGTATCGCCGGCACCCCCGAGGGTGAGCGCATGAAGCGCGTCtacgccaacgccaagaagTACCCCAACGAGGTCGAGCACACCTACTCCTTCGTCCAGATCATCACTGCTTGCACTGCTTCCTTCGCCCACGGTGCCAACGATATTGGTAACTCGGTCGGTCCCTGGGCTGTCATCTACTCCGCCTGGAGCACCGgtgacgccgctgccgccaaggCGCCTGTTCCCGTCTGGCAGCTTGCTGTCCTTTCCGCCACCATCTCCCTTGGTCTGATCACCTACGGATACAACATCATGAAGGGTAAGTTACATTGCTAATCTTTCGCCCCCGCCGTCACACAAACACTAACGCTTCGCAGTCATGGGTAACAAGATCACCTACCACTCCCCCAGCCGTGGCTCTTCCATGGAGATGGGCGCCGCCATCACTGTCCTTGTCTTCTCCCAGTACTCCCTGCCGGTCTCTACCTCCATGTGCATCACTGGTGCCACCGTCGGTGTCGGTCTGTGCAACGGTaccctcaaggccgtcaaCTTCCAGCGTGTTGGTCTCTTGGTCTTCTCCTGGATCATGACCATCCCGGTTGCTGGCACCCTTGGTGGTGTCCTCATGGGTCTGATTCTCAACGCTCCTCATTTTTAAAGCGCATCGTACTTCGTCCCGGTCGGGGACTTTCACTTGATACCATTTTTACTAGAACTTAATGTACACGAAATCAAAAGGGGGCTTGGCATAGCTTAGACGGGGAAAGGTTGTATGTCAAATAGCATCACAATGAGACCGCAATGACCAACTCAAGAGTCATTACAAACAAGCCAAGAACTCGTCGCAGTGTGAACATGGGTGACTGAGTGATTGTACATGAATCGGCACTTTTGTCATGTATTCGGAGAACAGCTCCACTTCTAGCGGAGCGGGAACCTTTCGGCGGCTTGTTCCACCCTAGCTCTCGATCTTCGAAACCAGTctcagagagagagggagatagACAGCCTTGGTCACTCGCTGCCGGTGTCACCCTCTCGATGCTACCGTGTCCAGAAATAAGCTTGGTCTATCACCATCTTGGTCGGCAGCGCCGACGGAAGGAAGGTCTTTCGGATGATGGCTAATCCACATGCACATCACTCCAAATGTGGGTTCCCGGTTGTTGTCCCAAGACACCTTGGAGGCAAACCTAGAATAGGACTGTTGAAGAAAAAGACGCAAAGATAAAGATGCATCTTGCCGTTTAGGGTGTCACTGGTCGTTGCGCGATTGACTCGCTCGCTGGCCAAGGCAGCGCCAAGACTCGTGTGTGGCTATGCCAAAGTCTCAAGGTTTGCCAAACATGAGAAGTTTGATGCCAAGAGTGTCACCGCTGCAACTATCGGGGTTAGTCTCGGGTAAGGCGAACGTTGGCTGCTTGAAATGGTATTTGCTCGCGTGATCAACAGTATTTCTGTGCCAAGTTGTCCTTGGCATTGCATATCCTTCTGATACGTGCGATGTTTACAGGTACAAAGAGTATTGACTTTGGTTACACTTGCTTTCGAGGCATGCTATCCCTGGTATCAATGGCGCGATAAATTATCCGTAGATTGAGATTCATATGTTGTGCAGATGGCGAAGGTGTATCCACAATTGACTGCTTAGCAGAGCAAATATAGCTTGAAAGGGCATTACAGCACACCCCCTACAGGTAGATAGTATGTTAGGTGATTAAGCATCTCCATCCTTTTCATCAGGTACACCTTGTTGAGTTCCATTACCCTTAATTCAAGCCTAGCTCTCAAGGTTTTACGCTATGACTTAGATTACATCTTCTACTTACGCCTTAAACATTCAGCGATAGTACAATGACATACAAGCTAGTTAGCACAGCCCTCTTGGCAGCCGTTCTGGTCTGACAGGTATGGCAACGGTCTCTAGTCTTGCAAGGGTGAGTCGCAGGGTGTACGATTACAAGAAACAACACCATGGTGGTCGGTAATATACAGCAGAGGGGTGATCGATCGAAAAGCATGTGTGTGTATAGAGTATTAAATGAATAGAACAATCCAGATGTGTAAGAGGAGACAGGTCATGAAATCCAATCTTGCGTGCAGGGTTGCGTGATATCTGGAAGTGCCATCCATTGAAATGGTGACAAGTAGGATGGGTTGCTTGATGCCTAAGCTGTGAAGCACAGCACGGCGGAGATACCATGCTGCACAGCTGCTTGGCTCAAGGACCTAGCAGATTCATTACCCAAAAGATCTGCACAGTGTGGAAGAAGCAAATAACAAGTACAATATAAAACAGCCATAGCAGAATTGATAGCAACTACATAAATAAGGAGATAATACCTGTATTATATGATCTTCCGGATCACCGTTTCAAGCTAGAGCTAAGGTGGTGTTGCCTAGCTGTAAACTTGGGTTCTTGTAGCAACTCAATTCACATGTCCAGTTTTCATTCAAGAGATATCATAAGTGCGTTGGATAAAGGGCAATGAGTGATGCTCAATTCTACACGAGGTAAACTTAGTTAACCGTTAGACAGTAATGATACTTCCGACATCTACTCACTCGCCCAACTGTTTACCCGTTTATCCCCCAATTTCTATGTCAACAGTAAATAAAGCGAAGACTCTTAAAGCAATCACTGAAGAACTCGATTCAAATAGTCAATCATAGCATAGCGTAGGGTGACACTGTTGCTTCCAACGACAAGACAAAATGTGGTCGGATATCAGTTACCTGTGGACCGATGCTACTTGCTTACAATACAAAGATTGTCCTACTTTATTTTCAGCACATAGCTAACGCGTAACGACGCTTGAATTCAACTACAATGGGAGCTTTCATTTTCAATGCTTGGTTTGGCTATTTATCATCTGCAAGTCAGTGCATGACAACATCTGAAGTAGTTCACAATGCCCTTGTTCATGCTCCATAACCACATGGGCCCCTTGTCTGAAACACAAGTGCTCGTATTTAACACGGATTTTATCAAGCCTCTGATTGGTTGTTTACAATCGACAGCAAAAGAAATGTGCAGGGATCCTAAGGTCTGCGGGGAGCTCGGCGTGCTCGGGAAGGCCAGGGCAGCATGAAACAGGTAATAAGTGAAGATGCTGATTTCAAGTGAAGCTGCTATTGACATCATCTCGAAATCCATCTTGAACACTCTAGTAGAATCTCATAATCGCGAAGCTACAGACTACCAGAGTAGGCTAGAGCAGCAGGACTCGGTCGGATCTGATCACGCTCAACATTTCGACACGATGGCAGGTGGACTCGCTCGGCTGTCACCAGTGTTTTCCAACGGACCCGGCTTACAGAAGCCTTTGGACCCGCTGGACACTGTGGCGAGTACCATCAACACTATCCTCACTCCCAACCCTTGCGTTGCGGAGACATTTCCAAGCCTTTCGCTGCTGGGCGCAGAATTCCTTTCCATAGAAGCCTCTTTGTTCACAAACTACAGCGGTTGGATCCCCGCAGGATGGAGATTTTCGCAACCATCAGTCAACATACACGACGTGTCTTTTTGTAACATCACAGTATCCTACACCCATCCCGGCCACGGTGatgtcgtcaacgtcgaAACATGGCTTCCAACTGACGAATGGAATGGGAGACTCCAGGCGGTGGGAGGTGGCGGATGGCGCGCCGGCCGGTTCATACTGAGCTACGCTGGCATGGCCGGTGCCATAGCGGATGGATATGCCACGGTGACTACCGATGCAGGACTTGGAAATGCTGTAGGGCCGATGCCGTGGGCTTTGATCAGCCCCGGTAACTCCAACCTGTATGCGCTTCAAGACCTTGGCTCGCAAACACTGAATGACGAGGTTCGAAACAGATCCTCCTGGGCGGTACCGACGTTGCTGACAATACCAGGCAATCATAGCAAAGCATCTTATCAAAAGTTATTACGGCCGAGAACCATCCTATTCGTATTGGAATGGCTGTTCccaaggaggccggcaaggtACAACGCTTGCCCAACGATACCCGACTGCATacgacggcatcatcgcGGCGGCACCAGCAGTAAACTGGGCCGGAGTATTCATCAGTACCATGTGGCCCAAAGTGTACATGGATGTCACTGGGCAGTACCCTCAGGCATGTGAGTTGCAACAGCTCACGGCGCTTGCTGTGTCTACTTgtgatggccttgacggtGTCGAAGACGGCATCATAGCCGACACAAGCGGCTGCAAGAGAATATTCGATCCCTTCACGTATGTTGGGTCAAGTTTCTACTGCCCATCTGCAGGAAAGTCTATCAACCTCACTcttccagcagcagctgtcGCCAACGCGATGTGGACAGGTCCCGTGACGGCCGAAAACGAGACTACCTACTTGCATGGTTTGGAGATGGGCACAGATCTTACCAAAGGTGCTCCAACGAGCTgcgacgaggatggagagTGCACCGGTACCCCCAATACTGCCGTCAAGCTTCTGATGGGGTATTTCATCGACAAAGAGCCCGACTTGAGCACCACCAAAATCTCTTTCAAGGGGCTAGAGCGCGCGTTTCGTTCGTTCAAACAGCAATTCGATTCCTTCCTGGCCTCAGACGACCCGGATCTGACATCATTTCGGGATATTGGAGGCAAGATGATCACATTCCACGGCCTTGTAAGTTCACAGTGGCTAATATGCCCCCTTGCCAAGTTGGCAAGAAAACTCgaactgactgactgataTCGCAAAGGCCGACCCAACCATTCCCACAAATGTCTCGCTTGATTACTACGAGAAAGTTTTGGCACTTCAAACAGACGCGCAAGAGTTCTACAGATACTTCTTGGTTCCCGGATTAGGACACTGCTGGGGTGGTCGCGGCGGCCAACCGGTGGCCTTGTTCGATCAGCTTCGATCCTGGGTTGAGAACGGAACGGCGCCAGAAAGCTCGCCAGTGACTATCACGAGGCCAGATAACACACTGGAGCGTCAGATACTGTGTCCTTATCCGAAGAAGGCTGCCTTTCGTGGCGAAGTATCGCAGGGCCTGTCAGGTTGGTCGTGTGTTTGATGCGCTAGAGGAATGGGATTCTCACTTGCGGCTGGAGGTTTAGTCTTGTGTTGTTAGTAGGATGAAAACCATCTGTAATGGTATAAGAAGCAGACTGAGGGGCTTGTGTTcacgtcgtcatcgttgCCTTACTCCAGTGTAGAGCGAATCGTCAATAGAAAGGAAGAAACGAATGCGTTACAATTTTCCGAGACCACCCCTGATACAAAGATGCTGTATACAGTGGGGCAAATATTGAGGCACGCCGCCCAGTTGACCGTTTCATTGGCTCTACTTCTGCACCCAAGCCACCAACATTCTCCCATTCCCAACGCCTTTCTTGAGCGTTAAGACACCCCTTCCGCTCTTGCACTCGCTATTTACCACCAGCATCCTCATCATTTTGATTGTGTGGCCAAATCTTAGTACATGACAGAAAGAAATGATCGATC
It includes:
- a CDS encoding Putative phosphate transporter, whose product is MVLEQYTYVFAIGTFFAMLDAYNNGANDVANAWATSVSSRSISYRQAMIFGTIFEMLGAITVGARTADTIKNGIIPNSVFNDNPGVQMLAFTCALAAASSWVMWCTRHSAHVSSTYSLVSAVAGVGVAVAGADKVQWGWNNGKGLGAIFAGLGMAPAISACFGAIIFSLIKFVVHVRKNPVPWAVWTSPFFFLIAGTICSLSIVYKGSPNLGLSKKPAWYIAAVTVGTGGGLCLLAALFFVPFVHAKVIKKDYTLKWWHFVYGPLLFKRPAPADAEKAKVPNYAVVQEDEDEHSLPSHESVKSSESNDEPLKESHLSKETHIPQEKSLAAAEIGQGPTYKQLQAEGEAKLHAKLLQNRGPIGWAMRTLRDNPMGPGQIYELHNMKMVIKRIPAMITVGALYGLHYDIHAAQTGIAGTPEGERMKRVYANAKKYPNEVEHTYSFVQIITACTASFAHGANDIGNSVGPWAVIYSAWSTGDAAAAKAPVPVWQLAVLSATISLGLITYGYNIMKVMGNKITYHSPSRGSSMEMGAAITVLVFSQYSLPVSTSMCITGATVGVGLCNGTLKAVNFQRVGLLVFSWIMTIPVAGTLGGVLMGLILNAPHF
- a CDS encoding Putative tannase/feruloyl esterase, alpha/Beta hydrolase, which produces MAGGLARLSPVFSNGPGLQKPLDPLDTVASTINTILTPNPCVAETFPSLSLLGAEFLSIEASLFTNYSGWIPAGWRFSQPSVNIHDVSFCNITVSYTHPGHGDVVNVETWLPTDEWNGRLQAVGGGGWRAGRFILSYAGMAGAIADGYATVTTDAGLGNAVGPMPWALISPGNSNLYALQDLGSQTLNDEAIIAKHLIKSYYGREPSYSYWNGCSQGGRQGTTLAQRYPTAYDGIIAAAPAVNWAGVFISTMWPKVYMDVTGQYPQACELQQLTALAVSTCDGLDGVEDGIIADTSGCKRIFDPFTYVGSSFYCPSAGKSINLTLPAAAVANAMWTGPVTAENETTYLHGLEMGTDLTKGAPTSCDEDGECTGTPNTAVKLLMGYFIDKEPDLSTTKISFKGLERAFRSFKQQFDSFLASDDPDLTSFRDIGGKMITFHGLADPTIPTNVSLDYYEKVLALQTDAQEFYRYFLVPGLGHCWGGRGGQPVALFDQLRSWVENGTAPESSPVTITRPDNTLERQILCPYPKKAAFRGEVSQGLSGWSCV